Proteins encoded in a region of the Buteo buteo chromosome 11, bButBut1.hap1.1, whole genome shotgun sequence genome:
- the TOP3B gene encoding DNA topoisomerase 3-beta-1 isoform X1, whose amino-acid sequence MKTILMVAEKPSLAQSIAKILSRGNMSSRKGLNGACSVHEYTGSFIGQSAHFKMTSVCGHVMTLDFIGKYNSWDKVDPAELFSKAPTEKKEANPKLTMVKFLQVEGRGCDCIVLWLDCDKEGENICFEVLDAVLPVMNKPRSTERTIYRAKFSSITDTDICNAMNHLGEPNRNEALSVDARQELDLRIGCAFTRFQTKYFQGKYGNLDSSLISFGPCQTPTLGFCVERHDKIQSFKPETYWVLQAKVNPEKESSLTLDWDRVRVFDREIAQMFLNITKIAKEAKVESVSKKEKVKQRPLALNTVEMLRVASAALGMGPQHAMQIAERLYTQGYISYPRTETTHYPENFDLKGCLRQQANNPYWAETVKALLSEGINRPRKGHDAGDHPPITPMRAATEAELGGDGWRLYEYITRHFIATVGADCKYLQTTISFSIGPERFTCIGKVVTLPGFTEIMPWHSIPLEESLPHCEKGDLFPIGEIKLLEKQTSPPDYLTEAELITLMEKHGIGTDASIPVHINNICQRNYVTVESGRRLKPTNLGIVLVHGYYKIDAELVLPTIRSAVEKQLNLIALGKANYHQVLEHTLDIFKRKFHYFVDSIAGMDELMEVSFSPLAATGKPLSRCGKCHRFMKYIQAKPSRLHCSHCDDTYSLPQNGTIKLYKELRCPLDDFELVLWSSGSRGKSYPLCPYCYNHPPFRDMKKGMGCNECTHPTCQHSLSMLGIGQCVECENGVLVLDSTSGPKWKMACNKCNVIVHFFENAHKVRVSLETCDLCDAALVDVDFNKAKSPLPGDETQHSGCIFCDPVFQDLVELKHAAMRHPMHRGGQGKRQGRGRGKGRRPGGRLNPKKPKDKMAALAAYFV is encoded by the exons gaAAGTATAACAGCTGGGACAAAGTGGATCCAGCAGAACTTTTTAGCAAAGCtcccacagaaaagaaagaagctaaTCCCAAACTGACTATGGTGAAGTTTTTACAG GTAGAGGGAAGAGGCTGTGATTGTATTGTCTTGTGGTTGGATTGTGATAAGGAAGGAGAGAACATCTGTTTTGAA GTTCTTGATGCTGTTCTTCCTGTTATGAACAAACCTCGTAGCACCGAAAGGACAATTTATAGAGCTAAATTCAGTTCTATTACTGACACAGACATCTGCAATGCCATGAATCACTTGGGAGAACCCAATCGCAATGAAGCTCTTTCAGTGGATGCCCGTCAGGAGCTGGATCTTAGAATTGGCTGTGCGTTTACAAG GTTTCAGACTaaatattttcagggaaaatatGGGAATTTAGACAGCTCCCTCATCTCCTTTGGGCCATGTCAGACCCCAACGCTTGGATTCTGTGTTGAAAGGCATGACAAAATCCAGTCATTTAAGCCTGAGACTTACTGGGTGTTGCAAGCTAAA GTGAACcctgaaaaagaaagttctCTCACTTTGGATTGGGATAGAGTGAGGGTGTTTGATCGTGAGATTGCTCAAATGTTCCTGAATATAACAAAGATAGCAAAAGAAGCAAAG GTAGAATCTGTGAGTaaaaaagagaaggtgaagcAGAGACCACTGGCTCTGAACACGGTAGAAATGCTGCGAGTGGCCAGTGCTGCTTTAG GAATGGGTCCACAACATGCCATGCAAATAGCAGAGCGTCTTTATACTCAGGGTTATATTAGCTACCCTCGAACAGAAACTACTCATTATCCAGAAAACTTTGACTTGAAAGGATGTTTGAGACAACAAGCCAATAATCCTTACTGGGCAGAAACT GTAAAAGCATTGCTATCAGAAGGCATTAATCGTCCAAGGAAAGGCCATGATGCAGGAGACCATCCTCCCATCACCCCAATGAGAGCTGCAACAGAAGCGGAATTAG GTGGAGATGGATGGCGACTATATGAGTATATAACTAGGCATTTCATTGCCACTGTCGGTGCTGATTGCAAGTACCTACAAACCACCATTTCTTTCAGTATTGGCCCTGAACGTTTTACCTGTATTGGAAAAGTGGTAACTTTACCAG GGTTCACAGAAATTATGCCATGGCACAGCATCCCATTAGAAGAGAGTCTTCCCCACTGTGAGAAAGGAGATCTTTTTCCAATTGGTGAAATAAAATTGCTGGAAAAGCAAACCAGTCCTCCTGATTACCTGACAGAAGCAGAACTTATCACTCTGATGGAAAAGCATGGCATCG GAACTGATGCAAGTATTCCAGTCCACATTAACAACATTTGCCAGCGAAACTATGTCACAGTGGAGAGTGGTCGGAGACTAAAGCCTACAAACCTTGGCATTGTTCTGGTTCATGGTTATTACAAAATAG ATGCAGAGTTGGTTCTTCCTACGATCCGCAGTGCTGTAGAGAAGCAACTCAACTTAATAGCTCTGGGTAAAGCAAATTATCATCAGGTCCTGGAGCACACCcttgacattttcaaaaggaaatttcaCTATTTTGTGGATTCTATTGCAG GTATGGATGAACTGATGGAGGTGTCTTTTTCACCCTTAGCTGCCACGGGTAAACCTCTTTCCCGCTGTGGTAAATGCCATCGTTTCATGAAGTATATTCAA GCCAAACCAAGTCGTCTGCACTGCTCTCACTGTGATGACACCTACAGTCTCCCACAGAATGGTACCATTAAACTCTACAAAGAGTTGCGTTGTCCCCTAGATGACTTTGAGCTGGTGCTGTGGTCGTCTGGATCCAGAGGAAAGAGCTACCCACTCTGTCCATACTGTTACAACCATCCTCCCTTCAGGGACATGAAAAAAG GAATGGGCTGTAATGAATGCACCCACCCCACATGCCAGCATTCGCTTAGCATGCTTGGAATTGGGCAGTGCGTTGAGTGTGAGAATGGGGTTCTGGTGCTAGACTCGACATCGGGTCCCAAGTGGAAGATGGCCTGCAACAAATGCAATGTGATTGTGCACTTCTTTGAGAATGCCCACAAAGTCCGAGTGTCACTGGAGACCTGTGACTTGTGTGATGCAGCCCTTGTGGACGTAGATTTTAACAAAGCCAAATCTCCTCTACCTGGTGATGAGACCCAGCATTCAGGCTGCATATTCTGTGACCCTGTGTTTCAAGATCTGGTGGAGCTGAAACACGCAGCCATGAGGCACCCCATGCACCGTGGGGGACAAGGAAAAAGGCAAGGTCGAGGAAGAGGTAAAGGCCGGAGGCCTGGAGGAAGACTCAATCCAAAGAAACCCAAGGACAAAATGGCAGCTCTGGCTGCTTACTTTGTATAA
- the TOP3B gene encoding DNA topoisomerase 3-beta-1 isoform X2 yields the protein MKTILMVAEKPSLAQSIAKILSRGNMSSRKGLNGACSVHEYTGSFIGQSAHFKMTSVCGHVMTLDFIGKYNSWDKVDPAELFSKAPTEKKEANPKLTMVKFLQVEGRGCDCIVLWLDCDKEGENICFEVLDAVLPVMNKPRSTERTIYRAKFSSITDTDICNAMNHLGEPNRNEALSVDARQELDLRIGCAFTRFQTKYFQGKYGNLDSSLISFGPCQTPTLGFCVERHDKIQSFKPETYWVLQAKVNPEKESSLTLDWDRVRVFDREIAQMFLNITKIAKEAKVESVSKKEKVKQRPLALNTVEMLRVASAALGMGPQHAMQIAERLYTQGYISYPRTETTHYPENFDLKGCLRQQANNPYWAETVKALLSEGINRPRKGHDAGDHPPITPMRAATEAELGFTEIMPWHSIPLEESLPHCEKGDLFPIGEIKLLEKQTSPPDYLTEAELITLMEKHGIGTDASIPVHINNICQRNYVTVESGRRLKPTNLGIVLVHGYYKIDAELVLPTIRSAVEKQLNLIALGKANYHQVLEHTLDIFKRKFHYFVDSIAGMDELMEVSFSPLAATGKPLSRCGKCHRFMKYIQAKPSRLHCSHCDDTYSLPQNGTIKLYKELRCPLDDFELVLWSSGSRGKSYPLCPYCYNHPPFRDMKKGMGCNECTHPTCQHSLSMLGIGQCVECENGVLVLDSTSGPKWKMACNKCNVIVHFFENAHKVRVSLETCDLCDAALVDVDFNKAKSPLPGDETQHSGCIFCDPVFQDLVELKHAAMRHPMHRGGQGKRQGRGRGKGRRPGGRLNPKKPKDKMAALAAYFV from the exons gaAAGTATAACAGCTGGGACAAAGTGGATCCAGCAGAACTTTTTAGCAAAGCtcccacagaaaagaaagaagctaaTCCCAAACTGACTATGGTGAAGTTTTTACAG GTAGAGGGAAGAGGCTGTGATTGTATTGTCTTGTGGTTGGATTGTGATAAGGAAGGAGAGAACATCTGTTTTGAA GTTCTTGATGCTGTTCTTCCTGTTATGAACAAACCTCGTAGCACCGAAAGGACAATTTATAGAGCTAAATTCAGTTCTATTACTGACACAGACATCTGCAATGCCATGAATCACTTGGGAGAACCCAATCGCAATGAAGCTCTTTCAGTGGATGCCCGTCAGGAGCTGGATCTTAGAATTGGCTGTGCGTTTACAAG GTTTCAGACTaaatattttcagggaaaatatGGGAATTTAGACAGCTCCCTCATCTCCTTTGGGCCATGTCAGACCCCAACGCTTGGATTCTGTGTTGAAAGGCATGACAAAATCCAGTCATTTAAGCCTGAGACTTACTGGGTGTTGCAAGCTAAA GTGAACcctgaaaaagaaagttctCTCACTTTGGATTGGGATAGAGTGAGGGTGTTTGATCGTGAGATTGCTCAAATGTTCCTGAATATAACAAAGATAGCAAAAGAAGCAAAG GTAGAATCTGTGAGTaaaaaagagaaggtgaagcAGAGACCACTGGCTCTGAACACGGTAGAAATGCTGCGAGTGGCCAGTGCTGCTTTAG GAATGGGTCCACAACATGCCATGCAAATAGCAGAGCGTCTTTATACTCAGGGTTATATTAGCTACCCTCGAACAGAAACTACTCATTATCCAGAAAACTTTGACTTGAAAGGATGTTTGAGACAACAAGCCAATAATCCTTACTGGGCAGAAACT GTAAAAGCATTGCTATCAGAAGGCATTAATCGTCCAAGGAAAGGCCATGATGCAGGAGACCATCCTCCCATCACCCCAATGAGAGCTGCAACAGAAGCGGAATTAG GGTTCACAGAAATTATGCCATGGCACAGCATCCCATTAGAAGAGAGTCTTCCCCACTGTGAGAAAGGAGATCTTTTTCCAATTGGTGAAATAAAATTGCTGGAAAAGCAAACCAGTCCTCCTGATTACCTGACAGAAGCAGAACTTATCACTCTGATGGAAAAGCATGGCATCG GAACTGATGCAAGTATTCCAGTCCACATTAACAACATTTGCCAGCGAAACTATGTCACAGTGGAGAGTGGTCGGAGACTAAAGCCTACAAACCTTGGCATTGTTCTGGTTCATGGTTATTACAAAATAG ATGCAGAGTTGGTTCTTCCTACGATCCGCAGTGCTGTAGAGAAGCAACTCAACTTAATAGCTCTGGGTAAAGCAAATTATCATCAGGTCCTGGAGCACACCcttgacattttcaaaaggaaatttcaCTATTTTGTGGATTCTATTGCAG GTATGGATGAACTGATGGAGGTGTCTTTTTCACCCTTAGCTGCCACGGGTAAACCTCTTTCCCGCTGTGGTAAATGCCATCGTTTCATGAAGTATATTCAA GCCAAACCAAGTCGTCTGCACTGCTCTCACTGTGATGACACCTACAGTCTCCCACAGAATGGTACCATTAAACTCTACAAAGAGTTGCGTTGTCCCCTAGATGACTTTGAGCTGGTGCTGTGGTCGTCTGGATCCAGAGGAAAGAGCTACCCACTCTGTCCATACTGTTACAACCATCCTCCCTTCAGGGACATGAAAAAAG GAATGGGCTGTAATGAATGCACCCACCCCACATGCCAGCATTCGCTTAGCATGCTTGGAATTGGGCAGTGCGTTGAGTGTGAGAATGGGGTTCTGGTGCTAGACTCGACATCGGGTCCCAAGTGGAAGATGGCCTGCAACAAATGCAATGTGATTGTGCACTTCTTTGAGAATGCCCACAAAGTCCGAGTGTCACTGGAGACCTGTGACTTGTGTGATGCAGCCCTTGTGGACGTAGATTTTAACAAAGCCAAATCTCCTCTACCTGGTGATGAGACCCAGCATTCAGGCTGCATATTCTGTGACCCTGTGTTTCAAGATCTGGTGGAGCTGAAACACGCAGCCATGAGGCACCCCATGCACCGTGGGGGACAAGGAAAAAGGCAAGGTCGAGGAAGAGGTAAAGGCCGGAGGCCTGGAGGAAGACTCAATCCAAAGAAACCCAAGGACAAAATGGCAGCTCTGGCTGCTTACTTTGTATAA